CCTCTCGGCCGCCGGCCTGGCCGACGAGGCCGAGGCGGCCTTCGAGACGGCCCTCCGCCTGGACCCCAACCTCTTCGCGGCGGCCTACTTCTATGCGCGCCACTGCTTCGCCAACGGGAAGCTGGAAAGGGCCATCGAGTACTTCGAATGGGCCGCCGCCCTCCGTCCCGAAGACTTCCAGGCCATCCTGCTCGTGGCGCAGGTCTACCACAGCCTGGGTCTGGAGGATGAGGCCGAGCGCGCCCGCAGGACCGGGCTGGCCCTGGTGGAGGAACGGCTGGAACGGGTTCCCGAGGATGTGCGCGCCCGCTACCTGGGGGCCAATGCCCTCGTGGCCCTGGGGGAGCGGGAGAAGGGCCTGGACTGGGCCCGCAAGGCCCGGAGCATGGATCCGGACGACCCGATGCTGCTCTACAACCTGGGCTGCATCCATGCCCTCGCGGGCGATCCCGAGGAGAGCCTGGAGTGCCTTGAACGGGCGGCCGCCGGAGGACTCTCCCAGAAGGACTGGTTCATCCACGACGGGGATCTGGATGCCGTCCGGTCCCACCCCCGCTTCCAGGCTCTGATGGCACGGCTGGGGAGCTGATCGGAGGGTCCCGCTTCACTTGCTTCGCGACAGCAGGGCCTCGGGAATCTCGCGCAACAGCTCGCCCGTGGCGGCCTCGCCCTGCACGAGGGCCAGGTGGGCCACGGCATTCCTGGAGGCCTTCACCGCGAGTTCGCGGGTCTCGGCCAAGGCGTCGTGCTGAACGATGAGGGCGCGGAGGTGGGCTTCCTCATCCTCGGGAATGGGCACTTCCTCGCCCCGATCCCAGATGGTCCGGACCAGGGATCGGGCCTCGTCCGGGGCCTTCTCAAGCAGGGTGAGCATGGGCAGCGTGAGCTTACCCTCGCGCAGGTCGCTGAAGGCCGGTTTGCCCAGCTGCTCGCTGGTGGCGGTGTAGTCCAGGAGATCGTCCACCAGCTGAAAGGCCCGGCCCACTTCCAGGCCGTACTGGCGCATGGCGATGCATTCCTCTGGGTTCCGCCCTGTGAGGACGGCGCCCGTCTCTGTGCAGCCGCTGAACAGCAGGGCGGTCTTCCGCTCCTGGATGTCGAAGTAATCCTTCCGGCTGGTGTCCAGCTTGAAGAGCACATCGTTCTGGATCAGCTCACCCTCGATCATGCGGGTGGTGACCTCTGCGAAGATCTCCATCATCCGCCAGCTGCGCCCGGCGATGGCCTCGCTCATGGCCACCAGGTAGAGCACATCCCCGAAGAGCACGGTCAGGGTGTTGCCCCAGAGCCGGTTGAGGGTGGGCATGCTCCGGCGGAGCTGGGCGTGGTCGATGACATCGTCATGCACCAGGGTGGCCGTGTGGACCAGCTCGAAGACCGCGCCGAACCTCACATCATCCTCGTTCTGCACGCCGCAGAAGCGGGACGACAACATCACCAGGGCCGGCCGCAGGCGCTTCCCCTGCCCCCCTCGGACATGGTCCGCCAGCTTCTGGACCACCTCCACATCACTCTGCAGAATGCGCTGCAGCTCTGCCTCCACACCCGCCAGCTTCGGGGCGATGGGAAGGAAATAGCGGGAGAGGTCCAATCGGCTCAAAGTCAGCCCCGGTAGTTGGTGAACTGCAGGTCCAGCCCCTGATCGTCCTTCTTGAAGAGGGCGATGACTTCCTGCAGGTCGTCGCGGCTCTTGCCGCTCACCCGGAGCTGGTCGCCCTGGATGCTGGCCTGGACCTTGATCTTCGCGTCCTTCACAGCCTTGATGAGCCCCTTGGCCTTCTCCACGGGGATGCCCTGGTGGATGGTGACCTCCTGGCGGACCGTCCCCTTGGAGGCGGGCTCGATCTTGCCGTATTCCATGCTGCGGATGCTCACGCCGCGCTTGTGCAGCTTGGTCTGAAGCACATCAATGACGGCCTTCAGCTTCACTTCGTCGTCGCTCGTGAGCACCAGGATCTTGTCGTCCTTGAGCTCGATCTTGGAGACCGATCCCTTGAAGTCATAGCGCTGGCCGATCTCCTTCATGGCCTGGGAGACGGCGTTCTTCACCTCGTCCAGGTCCACCTTGCAGACGACATCAAACGAACATTCGCTGGCCATGGGCACTCCTCATCCGGGTCCAGCCTCCAGACTAGCGCCTCGCGCGGCTTCGGGAAAAGGCGACAAGCCGGTTCAGAGTTCCAATCGCTGCCGAAGGGCGGGCCAGCCCTCCCACAAGCCCAGGAACTGGAAGGCCGCCAGAACCAGGGCGTGGTGGATCTCCCCCCGGCGCATGCGGGCCTGCCATTCGGGCCAGGAGCAGGCCCAGACCTGGAGCTCTTCGGCTGGATCCAGGGCCAAGGCTCCATCGGCCTCGCAGTCCAGGGCCAGGAAGGTGTGGCAGCGGTTGTTCTGGGTGGCGGGGTTCGGGGTGCAGCTGCCCAGGGCCACCCACCGATCGGACACGAAGCCCGTCTCTTCTCGCAATTCGCGGCGGGCAGCCTCGGCCGGGGTCTCCCCCGCATCGCAACCCCCTCCGGGGATCTCCAGCGTCGGGGCATCGATGCCGTGACGGAACTGCTCCACCACCAGGAGGTCACCCTCGCAGGTGAAGGCCACCACATTCACCCAATCGGGGCCCTGGAGGCGATAGAAGGCGTGCTGGCGCCCCGTGTGCGGGCTCCGCCGCTGGGCGACGATCTGGCGGAAGAGACGCGAATCCTGGCGCACACTCTCGGACTCCTGGATCCAGGCGGCGGCAGGATCGAAGCCCTCGGGGTGGCGGTGGAGGAGGCGCATCAGTAGCGGGGCACTGTGGGATCCAGGCGGCTATAGGCATCAATACCGCCGGCGAGGTGGGCCAGGTCCTTGAATCCCGCGCCCTGGAGGAAGCGCAGCGCATAGAGGCTGCGGGTGCCATGGTGGCAGTAGGCCGCCACGGGTCGGGTGGGGTCCAGCTCGCCCACACGGTCCGCCAGTTCGCCCAGAGGGATCAGGACGGCTCCGGGAATCCGGGCGAGGTCATACTCCCAGGGCTCCCGGACATCGAGCCGCTGGACGGTCCCGTCGAGGTCCCGGTAGGTCTCCGGGGAGAGGTGGATGCCTTGTTCAAACATGCGGCGGCCCTCCGGAGCCGAGCACCCGGCTGCAGATGTGGTGGGTGATGACATCCAGGGCCGTGCGGTTCTCCACGCCCGTGGGCACGATCAGGTCGGCCCAGCGCTTGCTGGGTTCCACGAACTCCAGGTGCATGGGCCTCACGCTCTGTTCGTACTGGTCCATGACGCTTTCCAGGCTGCGGCCCCGCTCCCGGGTGTCCCGGCGGATGCGCCGCAGGATGCGGATGTCCGCGTCCGTGTCCACGAAGACCTTCATGTCCAGCTGATCGCGCAGCTCCGGCAAGGCGAAGAGCAGCAGCCCCTCCAGGATCACGACCTGGCCCGGCGGCAGGGGGGCTTCCCAGCCGGTGCGGTCCGACAGGGTGAAATCATAGGTCGGCTTCCGGATGCTTTCGCCGCGATGCATCGCCGACAGGTGGGAGGCCATCAGCTCCAGATCGAAGGCGTGGGGGTGGTCCCAGTTGACGGGCCGGTCCCCGAAGCGCCCCTTCACGACCTCGAGAGGGGCGTAGTAGGCGTCCATGTCCAGCAGGAGGGCGGCCACGGTCTTCTTCTTGAGCCGCTTCACCAGCTCGGCGGCCACGGAGGTCTTCCCGCTCCCGGAGCCCCCCACGATGCCCACCAGCATCGGTCTGTCGATCATGACGCCCCCTTTCTTCCATCCTACTTCACACGCCTCTGCTAAGGTTCATGCCATGAAGCGCACGCGCATCACTCCCGCCCTGGCCCTTCTGACGCTGCTGGCCGGCTGCAGTTCGGAAGACCCCCGGCTTCCAGGCAACCTCTACGAGGAGGCCCGGAAGCTGAATCTGGAGGGCCGGAGCCTCGAAGCCCGGGCCATGATGAAGCAGTTGGCGGAGCGCTACCCGGATTCCGAGGCCGCTCACCAGGCCAAGCGGGACCTCTACCTCATCGAGGCTTTCGTGAGCCGCGACATGGCCGACCGCCAGCGGCAGGTCCGCGGGGCCATGAAGCGCGTCACCGATGCCCTCATCCGGTTCAAGACGAAGAAGGGGGAATATCCCGTGGCCCTGCACGAGTTGGTTCCCGAGTACCTCGACCAGGTGCCCGAGGCGCCCTGGGGGCACCCCTTCCTCTACCGGCCCTATGTCACCCGCCCCGTGGAGGAGATCCAGGTCAAGCGGGGCCCCGTGCGGCAGAAATTCAACACCAAGTTCGACGGCTATTATCTCGCCTGCCTCGGGACCGACCTCCTACCCGGAGGCGAAGGCCTGGCTGGCGACCTCCTCATCAAAGATGGCGCCCCCTGGAGCGAGGCGGGCCTCCCGCCCATCCCCCAGCCCCAGCCGGTGCGCTGAGGCGCTTGCGCCCAAGTACGCGGAATGCGGCCCAAGGGCCGCATTCCGTCGTCATGTCCGTAGGAGAGAAGCTACTTCACGCCCCAATCCAGGATCACCTTCCCGCTCTGCCCGCTCCGCATCGCGTCAAAACCCTTCTGGAAATCGTCGATACCGAAGCGATGCGTGATCACCGGGGTGATGTCCAGGCCGCTCTGGATCATCGCGGCCATCTTGTACCAGGTCTCGAACATCTCGCGGCCATAGATCCCCTTCAGGATGAGGCCCTTGAAGATCACCTGGCTCCAGTCGATGGCGCAGTCGCCCGGAAGGATCCCCAGCAGCGCCACTCGGCCGCCATGGTGCATGGCCTCCAGCATGGATTCGAAGGCGTTGCGGTTGCCGCTCATCTCCAGGCCCACATCGAACCCCTCGGTCATGCCCAGGTCCTTCATGACCTCGGGGAGGCCCTTCTTCATGGGGTTCACGGCGACCGTGGCGCCCATTTTCCGGGCCAGGTCGAGCCGGTATTCATTCACATCCGTGATCACCACATGGCGGGCACCCACATGCTTGGCGATGGCCACCGCCATGATGCCGATGGGGCCTGCGCCCGTGATCAGCACATCCTCGCCCACCATGTCGAAGCTCAGGGCCGTGTGGGCCGCATTGCCGTAGGGATCGAAGATGGAGGCCACCTCGTCGGGCACATTGTCCGGGACCTTGAAGACATTGAAGGCCGGGATGGACAGGTACTCAGCGAAGGAGCCTGTGCGGTTCACCCCCACGCCCACGGTGTTGCGGCAGAGGTGGCGCTTGCCCGCCCGGCAGTTGCGGCAGTGGCCGCAGGTGATGTGGCCCTCGCCGCTGACGCGGTCCCCGGGCTGATAACCCTCCACCTCGGCACCCACCTGCTCGATGACGCCGAAATACTCGTGTCCCACCACCATGGGCACGGGTATGGTCTTCTGGGCCCAGTCGTCCCAGTTGTAGATGTGCACATCGGTGCCGCAGATCGCGCTCTTGTGGACGCGGATCAGGACATCGTTCGGCCCCACCTGGGGCATGGGCGCCTCGCCCATCCAGATGCCTTCCTCGCGCTTGGACTTCAACAGGACTTTCATGCGTGCCTCCAACCGCACCATTTCAACATCAAGGGCAAGGCGGGCCAACTTCGGTCTTCCCGGCTTGACGATTCGAGAAACCGGCCGATAAGGTGCTTCCAGGCCTTCCATGACTTCCTCCCCCCTGCGGCCCAACCGCCATTCCAATCGGTTCCCTCGCGCGGATCGCGCGTGGGCCGGTGAGGGCGTCTCCTAGATCCCTGATTTCCCGGACCACCCCCGATTCGCGACAGCGGATCGGGGGTTTTTCTTTTGGAGCCTCCATGTGCGGCATTCTCACCATCCTCGGCATCGACCCGGCCCGGTCCAATCCCGCCGAACTCCGGCGCCAGGCCCTGGCCATGGCACGGAAGATCCGCCACCGGGGCCCCGACTGGAGCGGCATCTTCGCCGACGACCGGGCGATCCTCGTCCATGAGCGGCTGTCCATCGTGGATGTGGAACATGGCGCCCAACCCCTGATCGACACCCTCCAGGGCACGGTGCTGGCGGTCAATGGCGAAATCTACAACCACCGGGACCTCCAAGAGGAGCTGCGGGAGCCCCACGACTTCCAGACCCTGTCGGACTGCGAGGTGATCCTCTACCTCTACGACGAGCATTCCCCCAAGGACTTCCTCAACCGCATGAACGGCATCTTCGCGTTCGTCCTCTACGATCCCAAGCGGGAGACCTTTCTCATCGCCCGGGATCCCATCGGTGTGGTGCCGCTCTATGTGGGCTGGGACGAGGCGGGCAACCTCTACGCCGCCTCGGAGATGAAGGCCCTGGTGGGCCACTGTGAAAGGATCCGCGAGTTCCCGCCGGGGCACTTCTTCCTGGGGCACCAGGCGGACAAAGGGTTCCAGTGCTACTACGAGCCGGACTGGGCCGAACCCGGCCAGGTGCCGCAGGAGCCCTATGATCCCGCGGCCCTCCGGAAGGCCCTGGAGGCCGCCGTGCGCCGCCAGCTCATGTGCGATGTGCCCTATGGCGTCCTGATCTCGGGAGGCGTGGACTCGTCGCTGATCGCCGCCATCGCCGCCCAGTACCGGGAGGGCCGGGTGGAGGCGGGCGGCAGCGCCCCGGCCTGGTGGCCCCGGATCCACAGCTTCGCCGTGGGCCTGAAGGGCGCGCCGGACCTCGGCCCCGCCCGGCTGGTGGCCGACCATATCGGTGCCATCCACCACGAGGTCCACTTCACCGTGCAGGAGGGCCTGGATGCGCTCTCGGATGTGATCTACCACCTGGAGACCTTCGACATCACGACGATCAGAGCTTCCACGCCCATGTACCTCATGATGCGGAAGATCCGGGCCATGGGCATCAAGATGGTGCTGTCGGGCGAGGGGGCCGACGAGATCTTCGGCGGCTACCTCTACTTCCACAAGGCGCCGGACGGAGCCGAGCTGCATGCGGAAACCGTGCGGAAGCTCCAGAAGCTGCACCTCTACGACTGCGCCCGGGCCAACAAGTCCAGTGCCGCCTGGGGTGTGGAGGCCCGGGTCCCCTTCCTGGACCGCGAGTTCCTGGATGTGGCCATGCGCCTGGACCCCTCGGTGAAATTGCCGCGCAACGCCGCCCGGCCCCACCCCATCGAGAAGTTCCCCCTGCGGAAGGCCTTCGAGGGGCTCATCCCCGACGAGGTGCTGTGGCGCCAGAAGGAGCAGTTTTCCGATGGGGTCGGCTACGCCTGGATCGATGCCCTCAAGGCCACCGCCGAACGGGAGATCAGCGATGCCATGATGCAGGCCGCGGCGGTCCGCTTCCCCGTGAAGACGCCCGAAACCAAGGAGGCCTACCTCTACCGCCAGTTCTTCGAGCACCACTTCCCTTCCGCTGCGGCCGTCGAGTGCGTCCCCCACGAGCGCAGCGTGGCCTGCAGCACGCCCATCGCTCTGGCCTGGGATGCGGCTTTCGCGGCCATGGCCGATCCCTCGGGGCGAGCTGTTCGCGATGTCCACCAGCAGGGCCACCGCTAGCCTCTGGACCTCCCGCCCGCGCTATCATGCATCAGCCAGCAGACCTGGATGCCCGTGGTGAGCGTGCCCTCCGACCAACGACAGTTTCCCCGCATCCCCATCGCCTACCGGGTGAAGGTGGTGACCGGCGACCAGATCCTCGCCTTCCCCTCGGCGATCAACATCAGCCTGGGCGGCATCCTGGTCGGAGGCACGGAGCGGCTTCCCCTCGGCAGTGCCTGCGGTGTGGCGATCCTCCTCGAGGACGCCGAGGCCGGCAAGCGGATCGTGACCCGAGGCACCGTGGTCCGGGCCGATGCGGATGGCATGGCCATCGCGTTCTCCAGGGACCTCGAACCCGCCAGCCTCGAAGCCCTGAGGGCCTTGATCCAATCTCTGAGCCCGCAGACGGATCAGGCCTTCGAGACCGACATCAAGGCCTGCGGATAGCCGCCTCCCGACGGGAAGCGTCCGCCCACCCGAATCAGCCCCGGAGCCCCCTGTGCAGCACCCAGAATCCGCCTTCTCGCGCCTCATGGACTACATCAAGCCCGGCTCCGCCGCCCGAGGCACCGCCGAAGAGGCGTGGGTCCCGCCTGTCTTCGAGCGGTACGAGGACATCAAGCCCTGGCTGGCCGAGTCCGTCCTGAGCGCCACCATGTACGAGCGGTTCCCGGACGGCCGCTGGACCATCCAGCTCCTGTTGAAGGAGCAGAATCCGGGAACCTACCGGTACATCGTGCTGTAGGTCAGGCGATCACCTTCAGCTCGCGGCCCACCTTGGTGAAGGCGGCAATGGCATGATCCAGGTCCGCGCGGGTGTGGGCGGCGCTCATCTGGGTGCGGATGCGGGCCTGGCCCTTGGGCACCACGGGGAAGAAGAAGCCGATGACATAGACGCCCTCATCGAGGAGCTTCTTGGCGAACTCCTGGGCCAGGGGGGCCTCGTAGAGCATGACCGGCACGATGGGATGCTCGCCCGGCAGCAGCTTGAACCCGGCCTTCTCCATTCCGGCGCGGAAGTAGCGGGCGTTCTCGTGCACCTGCCGGATGAGGCCCTGGCTGTCCTTGAGCAGATCCAGCACTTTCAGGGTCGCCGCCACAATGGCCGGGGCCACGGAATTCGAGAACAGGTAGGGCCGGGCCTTCTGCCGCAGCCAGTCGATGGCCTCGCGCTTGCCCGCGATGTAGCCGCCCGAGGCGCCGCCCAGGGCCTTGCCGAAGGTACCCGTCATGAAGTCCACGCGGCCCATGACGCCGCAGTGCTCATGCGTGCCGCGGCCGTTCTCACCCATGAAGCCCACGGCATGGCTGTCGTCCACCATCACCATGGCGCCGTACTTCTCCGCCAGGTCACAGATGGCCGCGAGCTTGGCGATGTAGCCGTCCATGCTGAAGACGCCGTCCGTCACCACCAGCTTGAAGCGGGCCCCGGCGGCATCCGCGGCCTTCAGCTGGGCTTCCAGATCGGCCATGTCCGAATTGGCGTAGCGGAAGCGCTTGGCCTTGCAGAGCCGGATGCCGTCGATGATGGAGGCGTGGTTCAGGGCGTCGCTGATGATCGCATCCTCCTCCCCCAGCAAGCCCTCGAAGATGGCGCCGTTGGCGTCGAAACAGGAGGAATAAAGTTGCGTGTCTTCGAAGCCCAGGAAGGCGGCGAGCTTGAGTTCGAGCTCCCGATGGATGTCCTGGGTGCCGCAGATGAACCGCACCGAGGCCATGCCGAAGCCATGGCCATCCATCACCGACTTGGCGGCCTGGATGACTTCCGGATGGTTCGCCAGGCCGAGGTAGTTGTTGGCGCACAGGCACACCACATCCCGGCCGTTGGCCTTCATCTGGGGCTGCTGCGGCGAGGTGATGACGCGCTCGGTCTTGTAGAGCCCGGCCTCCTTCAGCAGCTCGATCTCGCGGTTGAGGTGGGCCAGGTAGCCAGGATTCACGGCAATCTCCTATCGTCAGCAACTTGATAGGATACTGCGAGGTTGAATGGCGGGCACCGAGTTGTGTCACCATCCTTGCCAACCGGAGAGGAACCGACCATGCGCCCTGCCCTGCTCCTTCCCGTCCTCCTGCTCACCTTGGCCTGCAGCTCCAAGCTGGAGCGCGGCAAGGCCGAGGATCTGATCCGCAAGGACTACCCCGTCGTGATTCCCGTCACTGTGCCTGAGAAGGCCAGTGCGACGAAGGGCAGCCCCGAGCACCTGCGTCTGGGGGCCCTCAAGGAGAATCTCGACAAGAGCGGCTGGTTCGATGCCACCGTGCTGACCGAAGGTGATCGGGAATCCTTCACCTTCCGCCTGAAAGCCGACGCCCCCAAGATGATCAAGGCCGCGCCCAAGGGGTTCTCCGTGCCCGCGGCCGAGGCCACCTTCGTCCGGGCCGTCCGGATGGAGCCCACCCGGGAGGGGGCCCGCGTCACCTACGAAATCCGCCTGGAGAAGCCCACCGCCCAATTCCCCCTCTTCCAGGCCCTGCATCCGGATGCGAAGGTGGGCCAGACCAAGCAGCGTCACGCCACCTTCGAGCGGCGCCGGGGTTCCTGGGAACTGACGGGGACCGACGAAGCCTTCCGCAAGGCCGAGTGACTTTGACCAGAGTTACAGCCTCGTCACTTGGGGGCCGGCAGGCCCTCCAGTACCCTTGAAGGCATCGAGGTTCCCTTGAATCACAGTCCCGCCTTTCGTCTGCGCCGGTTCCTGAACTGGTTTCCCCTGGGACTGACCTACGCGGCCATGTACATGGGCCGTTACAACTTCAACATCGTGAAGAACGACATCGGCGCCTGGTATCACCTGGACAAGGCCCAGATGGGCCTCATCGCCTCGGCAGGCTTCTGGACCTACGGCCTGGCCGTGGCCTTCAACGGCCCCCTCGCCGACCGCATCGGCGGACGCAAGGCCATCCTCGTGGGCTCCCTCGGCGCGGCCCTCCTGAACCTGGCCATCGGGTTCATGTTCCTGAACGGTCATGTCACCCAGATCCTGGTGAGCATGAGCCTGCTCTGGAGCCTGAACATGTACTTCCAGAGCTTCGGGGCCCTGTCCGTGGTGAAGGTGAACAGCACCTGGTTCCATGTCCGGGAGCGCGGCGTCTTCGGCGGCATCTTCGGGATCATGATCAGCTCGGGCTACTTCCTGGCCACCACCATCGGGGCCTGGCTGCTCGCCAGCTTCCGCAGCTGGACGGTCATCTGGTTCGTGCCGGCCGCCGCCATGACCTTCATGTTCGCCGTGGACTGGTTCCTGGTGCGCAACCGGCCCAGCCACGCCGGATACCCCGACTTCGACACCGGGGACGGCTCCAATGCCGGCTCGGCCGAAGACGCCCCCCTGCCCCTTCGCGACCTGATCAAGAAGGTCTTCCACAACCCCATCATCGTGTCGCTCATCTTCGCGGAGTTCTGCACGGGCTTCGTGCGCCAAGGGGTCATGCTCTACTTCACCGAATACCTGCAGGAGATCTATCACCTGGGCAAGAAGGAACACCTCTTCTGGTGGACCGGCATCGCCTTCATGGGCGGTGGCATCCTGGGCGGCCTGCTCTGCGGGTGGATGAGCGACAAGCTCTTCCAGTCCCGGCGTCCGCCCGTGGCCTTCTTCTTCTACCTGGTGCAGGTGGTCATGCTGGGCCTACTGGGCATGACTCTGGGCCAAGGCACCTGGGGCGGGCAGATCTGGGCCGTGATCCTGCTCGGCCTCACCGCCATGTTCATCTTCGGCGTCCACGGCATGCTCAGCGGCACCGCCAGCATGGATTTCGGTGGACGGAAGGCCGCGGCCTCCGTGGCCGGAGCCCTGGACGGCATCCAGTACATCGGCTCCGGGCTGACGGGCTTCGGCCTGGGCTGGATCCTCAAGACCTACGGCTGGGACGGCGTGGCCACTCACGGCCACCAGCCGGTTCACGCCTGGGTGTGGGTGGGTTCCATCATCCCCTTCAGCCTCATCGGCGCCTTCATCATGACCCGCATCTGGAATGCCAAGGCGGGAGCCGGAGCGCACTGACAGGCGTTTTAACCACGGCAATGGTGGTTAATCCGTCCTCTATTTCTTCACCAGCTGGTCAAAGGCCGCCTTCAGGCCGCCGTGGATGGCCTGCACATCGGCGGGCTTCCAGGCTTTCTGATCCTCGCGTACGAAGGTAGTGAGGTCGTTCCGGTTGTCGAAGCGGGCCACGGGCAGGTAGTAGACCCTGCTGGCGTAGCGGTCGCCTTCCTGGATGAGGCGCTCCACGCGGATGGTGCCGGGGCGGTCGCTCTGCTCCATGAGCCAGGCCATGTCATCCGTGCCGTACTGCCCCAGCATCACCTCCATGGGCACGCTGTGGTGGAGGATGCTGCCCTGGCCGTTGGGACGGCCGCGCTCGATGTTCTTGCGGCGGCTTTCCGTGGGGTCCACCCAGACATACAGCACGGAGGCCGTCTCCAGGATGGCCGGGGACAGGGTCTGGAAAGCCGTGTCGTAGCCGTGGGGCGGACAGAGGGGAAACGCGGAGCCGTGGGCGCCGCCGCGGGCGGCTTCGATCACCAGGGTGCGGCCCGTCTTGTCCTGCGCGTTCTGGCGGTTGAGGGCATCCAGTTCGGCCCGGCATTCGCCTTCCAGGGCCTCAGCCATCCGCACCCGGATGCGGTGGGGAATCTCGCCCAGGGGCTGGGAGAGGCCGACCCTGGCGTGGGCCGCATCCAGGCGGTCGAAGAGGTGCTGGGCCGCGCTGGCCACCAGGGTCTGGCGGCTGGCCATGAGGTTCGCGTAGTCCTCATTCAGCAGCTCGATGAGGACGGCCCAGGTCCAGTTGTCCAGGAAGGGCCGGTTCGGGCCGTGGTAGTAGGCGTAGCCGAGGCCATTGGCCTTCAGCTCGTCGTCGATGCGGTGCATGAGGTGGACATAGGGATAGTCGTCCAGCTGCAGCGTGGGCCCCATGTGGAAGTCGTTCCGGCACTGATCGGGCGTGAGGCTGGCCAGGTAGCGGCGCACTTCCGACTTGCCGGAGGCGGGCAGGCTGAAGAGGAGGATGGTGTCGAGGAGCTGGTTCATGGGGTCCACCGTACAGAACCTCAAGAATGCCATGCCCGGAGCGAAACGGGATCAGGGAAGGTCCAACCCGAGGGGTCGCGAGAACCGGGTTGTGCCACCTGGCTATGGCCACAATGCTGGACCTGGGGTCTCCCTGCGGAGATCCTCGCGCCTGGAGATCCCATGAGTGCCCTCATCCGCCCGGCCCGTCCCGAAGATGGGACCGCCATTGCCTCCGTGGGACGCGAAAGCTTCACTTGGGCCTTCGGCCACCTCTATGAAG
The window above is part of the Geothrix sp. genome. Proteins encoded here:
- a CDS encoding polyprenyl synthetase family protein, producing MSRLDLSRYFLPIAPKLAGVEAELQRILQSDVEVVQKLADHVRGGQGKRLRPALVMLSSRFCGVQNEDDVRFGAVFELVHTATLVHDDVIDHAQLRRSMPTLNRLWGNTLTVLFGDVLYLVAMSEAIAGRSWRMMEIFAEVTTRMIEGELIQNDVLFKLDTSRKDYFDIQERKTALLFSGCTETGAVLTGRNPEECIAMRQYGLEVGRAFQLVDDLLDYTATSEQLGKPAFSDLREGKLTLPMLTLLEKAPDEARSLVRTIWDRGEEVPIPEDEEAHLRALIVQHDALAETRELAVKASRNAVAHLALVQGEAATGELLREIPEALLSRSK
- a CDS encoding YajQ family cyclic di-GMP-binding protein — protein: MASECSFDVVCKVDLDEVKNAVSQAMKEIGQRYDFKGSVSKIELKDDKILVLTSDDEVKLKAVIDVLQTKLHKRGVSIRSMEYGKIEPASKGTVRQEVTIHQGIPVEKAKGLIKAVKDAKIKVQASIQGDQLRVSGKSRDDLQEVIALFKKDDQGLDLQFTNYRG
- a CDS encoding NUDIX hydrolase; the protein is MRLLHRHPEGFDPAAAWIQESESVRQDSRLFRQIVAQRRSPHTGRQHAFYRLQGPDWVNVVAFTCEGDLLVVEQFRHGIDAPTLEIPGGGCDAGETPAEAARRELREETGFVSDRWVALGSCTPNPATQNNRCHTFLALDCEADGALALDPAEELQVWACSWPEWQARMRRGEIHHALVLAAFQFLGLWEGWPALRQRLEL
- a CDS encoding rhodanese-like domain-containing protein; translated protein: MFEQGIHLSPETYRDLDGTVQRLDVREPWEYDLARIPGAVLIPLGELADRVGELDPTRPVAAYCHHGTRSLYALRFLQGAGFKDLAHLAGGIDAYSRLDPTVPRY
- the udk gene encoding uridine kinase, translated to MIDRPMLVGIVGGSGSGKTSVAAELVKRLKKKTVAALLLDMDAYYAPLEVVKGRFGDRPVNWDHPHAFDLELMASHLSAMHRGESIRKPTYDFTLSDRTGWEAPLPPGQVVILEGLLLFALPELRDQLDMKVFVDTDADIRILRRIRRDTRERGRSLESVMDQYEQSVRPMHLEFVEPSKRWADLIVPTGVENRTALDVITHHICSRVLGSGGPPHV
- the tdh gene encoding L-threonine 3-dehydrogenase — translated: MKVLLKSKREEGIWMGEAPMPQVGPNDVLIRVHKSAICGTDVHIYNWDDWAQKTIPVPMVVGHEYFGVIEQVGAEVEGYQPGDRVSGEGHITCGHCRNCRAGKRHLCRNTVGVGVNRTGSFAEYLSIPAFNVFKVPDNVPDEVASIFDPYGNAAHTALSFDMVGEDVLITGAGPIGIMAVAIAKHVGARHVVITDVNEYRLDLARKMGATVAVNPMKKGLPEVMKDLGMTEGFDVGLEMSGNRNAFESMLEAMHHGGRVALLGILPGDCAIDWSQVIFKGLILKGIYGREMFETWYKMAAMIQSGLDITPVITHRFGIDDFQKGFDAMRSGQSGKVILDWGVK
- the asnB gene encoding asparagine synthase B; its protein translation is MCGILTILGIDPARSNPAELRRQALAMARKIRHRGPDWSGIFADDRAILVHERLSIVDVEHGAQPLIDTLQGTVLAVNGEIYNHRDLQEELREPHDFQTLSDCEVILYLYDEHSPKDFLNRMNGIFAFVLYDPKRETFLIARDPIGVVPLYVGWDEAGNLYAASEMKALVGHCERIREFPPGHFFLGHQADKGFQCYYEPDWAEPGQVPQEPYDPAALRKALEAAVRRQLMCDVPYGVLISGGVDSSLIAAIAAQYREGRVEAGGSAPAWWPRIHSFAVGLKGAPDLGPARLVADHIGAIHHEVHFTVQEGLDALSDVIYHLETFDITTIRASTPMYLMMRKIRAMGIKMVLSGEGADEIFGGYLYFHKAPDGAELHAETVRKLQKLHLYDCARANKSSAAWGVEARVPFLDREFLDVAMRLDPSVKLPRNAARPHPIEKFPLRKAFEGLIPDEVLWRQKEQFSDGVGYAWIDALKATAEREISDAMMQAAAVRFPVKTPETKEAYLYRQFFEHHFPSAAAVECVPHERSVACSTPIALAWDAAFAAMADPSGRAVRDVHQQGHR
- a CDS encoding PilZ domain-containing protein; protein product: MSVPSDQRQFPRIPIAYRVKVVTGDQILAFPSAINISLGGILVGGTERLPLGSACGVAILLEDAEAGKRIVTRGTVVRADADGMAIAFSRDLEPASLEALRALIQSLSPQTDQAFETDIKACG
- a CDS encoding glycine C-acetyltransferase; amino-acid sequence: MNPGYLAHLNREIELLKEAGLYKTERVITSPQQPQMKANGRDVVCLCANNYLGLANHPEVIQAAKSVMDGHGFGMASVRFICGTQDIHRELELKLAAFLGFEDTQLYSSCFDANGAIFEGLLGEEDAIISDALNHASIIDGIRLCKAKRFRYANSDMADLEAQLKAADAAGARFKLVVTDGVFSMDGYIAKLAAICDLAEKYGAMVMVDDSHAVGFMGENGRGTHEHCGVMGRVDFMTGTFGKALGGASGGYIAGKREAIDWLRQKARPYLFSNSVAPAIVAATLKVLDLLKDSQGLIRQVHENARYFRAGMEKAGFKLLPGEHPIVPVMLYEAPLAQEFAKKLLDEGVYVIGFFFPVVPKGQARIRTQMSAAHTRADLDHAIAAFTKVGRELKVIA